The proteins below come from a single Lates calcarifer isolate ASB-BC8 linkage group LG11, TLL_Latcal_v3, whole genome shotgun sequence genomic window:
- the b9d1 gene encoding B9 domain-containing protein 1, translating into MATSNPSVFLLTVNGQIEGANFPEYDNLYCKYCFVYGHDWAPTSGLEEGITQITCKGSQSSHKLIWNFPLETTFKSTNPSGWPQLVVSVYGPDVFGNDIVRGYGATHIPFTPGQHTRTIPMFVPEPTWRLQKFTSWLLGRRPEYTDPKVVAQGEGREVTRVRSQGFVTVSFHIMTKDMKKLGYDTGPSSPRNTQSATSGWSTEEQP; encoded by the exons ATGGCCACAAGCAACCCGTCAGTGTTTCTTCTAACGGTGAATGGTCAAATTGAGGGAGCGAAT TTTCCAGAGTATGACAACCTGTATTGCAAATACTGTTTTGTCTACGGACACGACTGGGCTCCCACCTCG gGGCTGGAGGAAGGCATCACTCAAATTACCTGTAAGGGCAGTCAGTCATCACACAAATTAATATGGAACTTCCCGCTGGAAACAACGTTTAAGAGCACAAACCCATCTGGAT GGCCTCAGCTTGTGGTGAGTGTGTATGGTCCAGATGTGTTTGGCAATGATATCGTCCGGGGTTATGGAGCAACACACATCCCCTTCACACCTGGACA GCATACAAGAACCATCCCCATGTTTGTTCCTGAGCCCACATGGAGACTTCAGAAATTCACAAG CTGGCTGTTGGGACGACGGCCTGAGTACACAGACCCTAAAGTAGTGGCCCAGGGTGAAGGCAGAGAAG tgACACGGGTTCGTTCCCAAGGCTTTGTCACAGTCTCCTTTCACATCATGACTAAAGACATGAAGAAGCTGGGATATGACACTGGCCCATCAAGCCCCAGAAACACACAATCTGCCACATCTGGCTGGTCGACAGAAGAACAACCATGA